In Kordiimonas sp. SCSIO 12610, the sequence ATGAGGCAGCAGTGCGCACCCATGCCCTTAAGCATTTCAATTTGGAAATTGGTGCAGGGCTTGGGTCACTGGCGGGCAAGGTTTGGCGGATTGGGTTGATGGGGCATGCAGCAAAGCGTGAAAATATCACTCTTTGTATGGCGGCTCTTTCAAGCGCACTTGCGGAACAACAAGTTAAGGTTGATTTGAATGCCAGCTATGACGCTGTGATGCAGAAGCTACAATAATTTTGAAAGAATAGTTTTTTCATAAATTCTTTCTAAAACGTTGTATTATAGGCACAGTTTCCGGGTTTCACGCATTAATTGTGTTACAGTTTTGCGAAGTTTTGTGATTCCATATTTATTCAGTGAAGCTTCTTTGTTAAAGGGCATTTACGACTGACTTTTATCTGGTCTGTTCGTTGGTAAGGTATCGGCATGTGCATCCCGGTACAAGGCAACACCAACACATATCGCAACCGGAAATCGGTTGGATGCGCAGTGAACACTATGCGACTGATCAGATATGGTTTTGTGCGAACACCACACCACTTCTAGAAATATATCGCGCAAAAGGACAGTATTATGGCTAACGGAACCGTAAAATGGTTTAACTCAACAAAAGGCTTCGGCTTCATTCAACCTGAAGAAGGCGGAAACGATGTTTTCGTACATATCTCAGCTGTTGAAGCAGCAGGTCTTTCAGGCTTGAATGACGGACAGGCAATCACTTATGATCTTGAAGAAGATCGTCGTGGTCGTATGTCAGCTGCAAACCTGAAAGTTGCAGGTTAATCTGATCGATAAAGCAATACTGGCCTTTTTAAACCAAGCGCACAGTTGCTAAATAAAGATGATAATCAGGGAAGCAGGGCTTCCCTTTTTTGTTGGTTATTTGTGGTAAACGGTAATGCCGCTATGCAGCGTTACTGTTTAATAGTTTCCTGATGAAGTCCTGCGAGCTAGCGTTCAGTTGGTCTGAGGTTCCCGATAACATTTCTGCCGCCTTGAATACGCTTTCGCTGGCTTCGATACCTTCCGTGGCATTGATCTGAACCGTTGCGATTGTGGTTTCGACCTTGTTTGTCGATGAAGTCGCAAAGTTTGTATTATCCGTAATGCGGCTAATGGCTTGCTCTTGCTCGTCAATCGCTGTTGCTACCGTCAATGTGATGTCATTCATCTCGTTGATGATGCCTGTCACTTTATTGATCGATTGCTCTGCATCACTCGTTGCATTGATCATTTCTTCGATGAATGTGTTGATCTCTGTTGTTGCATTCGATGTCTGCTCGGCCAGATTTTTAACTTCTGACGCTACAACCGCAAATCCTTTGCCGGCTTCTCCGGCTCTTGCGGCTTCGATGGTGGCGTTTAATGCAAGAAGGTTGGTTTGATTGGCAATATCGGAAATAAGCGTAACCACGTCATTCACGCGTGAAGCAGCTTTGGTCAGCGTATCCATTCTGGTTGCCGTATCTTCAGAGTTTGTCACGGCGTTTCCTGCAATTTCTGAGGATTTGCGCACTTGTTCTCTGACGGCTTGGACGGCGGTGTGCATGTCGTTGCTCGCTGACGACATATCAGTAATAAATCCAGCCAATTCATCAGATGCCTTCTGGGCCATCATTGTTTCATCGTTGGTTTTATTGGCGGTATCATTGACGGTATCCGCATGTGTGCGAAGCATTCTCGACTGGTTTGCAACGCTCGATGATACAGTATTGATCATGTCTTCAAATTCAGAAGCCATGGATTTAACAAGTTGTTCGCGCTCAGTGCGGGCCTGTTCTCTTGCAGCCTCTCGTTCTTTTTGTTGTTGTTCTTTAATTTTTTCTTGCTCTTTGATCGCTTCGGCCTCAAGGCGCTTGGCCTCTTCGTCACGTTCTTTTTGCTGAGTGATTAAGAGCATACGCTCGCGCTCGTTTTCACGGAAAGACTGAAGGCTGCTCGCCATGATACCGATCTCGTCACGGCGGGTAAGGGCAGGAATGTCCGAGCCGAGTTCGCCTTGTGCAATTTGATCCATTGTTTCTGCCATCGCCTTAATAGGCGTCGAGAGGTGACTTGCAATTGCATAGGCAATGCTGGCTGCAATGATTGTAATTATGGTTACGAGAATGGTTGAGGTGACATACGCCTCACTGCGGACATCGCTTGCAATTTCTTGTACATTTGCTGCGGCCTCTACAGTGGTTAAAGCCAGCGTTTCAATTTCTTGGTTTAAGCTATTTTGAAGCGTTTGAATATGTTGTTCAGTGGGTAGGCCGTTCACGGGGGCAGCACTAAAATATAGTGAAATTGCATCGTGCCATTTTTGAGCGGCTGTTAGAACGCCGTCAATCCCTGCAGAATTTTGATCTGTTTTGGCGATTGATTTTATGGTGTCAGTAAATAATCCATAATCAGCAGTAAGTTGCCTTTGTGCGTCGCGGGATGATATAAGCACAGCCCTTGAGAGGATTTGGTCAACATTTTCAATCGTTGTTGCGTATTGGGTCTTGGCAATGACAACTTGATCAGAGGCCTTCAGTGCCGCCTGAATAGCCGTGATGTTTTTCTCGTTACTGTTTGATAGCGACGTCAAGAGAAAGAAGCCTTGAGCGATCGATAGCAAAAGCACAAATCCAAACGCCAGAAATAATTTATACCGAATAGTCATATTAAAAAATCCTAGTTTGGAAGAATAGGTAGAACGACTTGCTCTCTCTCAGCCGTTAGGCTTTCAAGAAAGGCAACCAGGTCGGTGACTTCTGTGTCATTTAGATTAAGGGGGCCAATATGTTCGGAGCGTGAAGGGCGCTCTACACCTCCAGATACATAATGTATAACCACATCTTCAAGCGATTGCAGGCTGCCATCATGCATGAAGGGCGCACGCTGTGTCAGGTTTCTAAGGCCAGGGGTTTTAAAGGCATGGCGATTTTTGGGGTTAGAACCAT encodes:
- a CDS encoding cold-shock protein, producing MANGTVKWFNSTKGFGFIQPEEGGNDVFVHISAVEAAGLSGLNDGQAITYDLEEDRRGRMSAANLKVAG
- a CDS encoding methyl-accepting chemotaxis protein, with translation MTIRYKLFLAFGFVLLLSIAQGFFLLTSLSNSNEKNITAIQAALKASDQVVIAKTQYATTIENVDQILSRAVLISSRDAQRQLTADYGLFTDTIKSIAKTDQNSAGIDGVLTAAQKWHDAISLYFSAAPVNGLPTEQHIQTLQNSLNQEIETLALTTVEAAANVQEIASDVRSEAYVTSTILVTIITIIAASIAYAIASHLSTPIKAMAETMDQIAQGELGSDIPALTRRDEIGIMASSLQSFRENERERMLLITQQKERDEEAKRLEAEAIKEQEKIKEQQQKEREAAREQARTEREQLVKSMASEFEDMINTVSSSVANQSRMLRTHADTVNDTANKTNDETMMAQKASDELAGFITDMSSASNDMHTAVQAVREQVRKSSEIAGNAVTNSEDTATRMDTLTKAASRVNDVVTLISDIANQTNLLALNATIEAARAGEAGKGFAVVASEVKNLAEQTSNATTEINTFIEEMINATSDAEQSINKVTGIINEMNDITLTVATAIDEQEQAISRITDNTNFATSSTNKVETTIATVQINATEGIEASESVFKAAEMLSGTSDQLNASSQDFIRKLLNSNAA